TGTATAGCGTTTAGTCCAAGATTCTCTAACTCCATAATCCTGCATTACCCATACGTCAGAATGAACGTTATGAACATTACCAACAACAGAAAGGCACCCTTCCAGCACCCCCACTTCCATAAACATATAGTTACACACCAAAGGCTCATTATTTGGTAATTGAATTTCTTTGAATATCTGGTCACCCATATCTAAACAAACTATAACTCCGGAATAATCTCGTTCTTCATCTAAGTTAGTTAACCAATGCAGATCTCTATTAACAAGCACCCCGACTAGATGAACACCAAGAAACCCATAAGGCACATTTTCAATACTTGTCCACGAATTTAATCTTAAAGAATAGACTTCGACTACACTAGTATACTGAGCAACAAGTTTATAATCCTCAGTCTTAAAATCATAACCCAAACCAATCATAGTGAAATCATCAGTTTCATTTGCATACATTGCTTCTGGTGATGTAGGTAATTCCTTATACTCTTTGGTGGCTGGATTCCAAAGACAAAGGAAACTCTTATCCCAAACCATTAAACAGAACCATAAGCAAACTAAACCATCACAACAACCCATAAATTGAACTCTATCATATACATTTTTGAATGGGTAATCCAAATCTACTGCATATTCAAGAAATTCTTCATCTCTAGACAATAATGATTGTAATGAATTGTGACTTATTGAGTAGATTACGTCATGGTTCCTGTTCCTAGTCCAGTCGTAACCTTTAAGAATGAGATTAGGTTTGTTTGTTTGGATAGTGAGATTAAGATGAGATTTAGCAAAACTAGGGTCAGAAATTAGACAAAACCAAGTCTTGCAAACACACTTACATACAAATGTTGATTTCACCGGTAATCTTAATAGGATTTCAAGGTAGATCTCTGATGGAAACATTTCTGCTGCTACTTCTCCTCCTTTTTCCGAGAAATTTCAGAGTACTAGACGACTCAATTGTGTTAACTGTTAAAACTTAAAAGacagatttttttcttcttcttttttttttagtactGATTAAAGTCAGAGTACAACGTGTGTCCAACACCTAGGGTGAGCTAATGGGATCCGATCCGGCCCATCCAATTTTCTTAAGGGTGGGTATCCGGCTTGTATATCAACCGGGTATGTGCGGGCGCAATTTGTAGGATCCAAAGGATTTTGGCTTTAAAAATTGAGAACTTTGGTGGAATTCAGAACTGCAAAAGATTTAGTCTTGGATTAATCAACCAAATTCTCCACAAACACGAAAACTGAAGAAAGACTGCTATGAGCCAAATATCCATATAAGTATATAAAGTTACAAGCTCATAACAATGTTATTTCCTGTTTTGATTGCTCTCCGTCGTGCATCCATGGGTAGTAGCAACGGAAAAAGTTAACAGTTGCAGAGCTGTGTATAATTCACAGTTTCATGGCTCATCATGTCACAGACCATAAGATGAATGAAAACCGAAAAATCATAAATGAACTTTACAAGTAACTTCTGTCCTGTGATATACAAACTTCAGGCTTCATTCATCAGTTCTGTTGTTGACCTTGATTTCCAAAAGCCGGTCAACTGGCTGACGGCAAATCGGGCACCTATTTGTCTGGAATCGCAAAACCTTTGCACAGCCGCTGCACATACACTGCACGAAAAAGGGCAAACCCAAGCAAATATTAGACACCAGCAGCGGTTTTCACTAACGATCTTGTCTTGTTACAATTGACTAAAGAGAAATATGAAGAAATGCAAATTTACCATGTGCCGGCATGGGAGAACAGTAGTGTCCCGTGGTTCTGAGAGGCAAATGACACATTCTTTCCCTGGGTCATTCCCATCCAAGTCATTATCAACAGAATTTCCAATCCCATAAATCTCTTGAAGTTCATATCTCATCCCATTGACTGAAAGGATCTGCTTCACTACTCTCACCTTGTACTCACCCTTCTCTTTCTCAAACACTGCCTGTGTAATCTGAAGAGTTACAGCTCCCGGCGCTGGATTTTCCCCTTCTAACCCATTATGCTCAGGCGGGGATGCCTCTGCCTTCACTGCTAAGGGAAAAACTTCCATATCACCCTCTTTCATCAGTTCTGTCTCCTCAAACACTGAGAAGTCAATACCAGTTCCAGGAGGTTGCTTGAACTTCTGACCCAGACCCTGCTGAAAAGACATTGTGATCGGTTGAAGACCTTCTCTCATTGGTGTCAGATTACAGTCTAGACCTTCTTTTGCAAAGAAAACGACGGTAATGCTGGAGGTGCACGAGAACGAGATAACATTTTAGATGGGATTAAATTCGTGAGACAATGTCCGAAACCATGGACACAGATCAAAGACATATAGTATATGATGAAATACAACAGCAAACAGGTGGTCTAATATCAAACACGCAGCCTACACGCTATATTAAGAAATATCACACCACTCGCATTCACCGAGCATGTAATCCTTAGTCCCTTACTCTCAAAAGACTCAATGATTTTCTATGGAAGCATTACCTTCTCAAAGTCAGGATTAGAATGATCAAATGATGCTTTAATCAAGAGCCTTGCTTCGGAGAAGAAAAATTCACAAGGAAATACATCTGTAATCCGACGGGTAGAATTGCTATTTCTAAACAAATATTAACATCAAACATAGAAATCTACATGACCACCGTGTTCATTAGAATCTCATGTTTGTAATTAACAACTCAGATGTAAGAGACAAACAAGCAAAGCTCAGACGTACAGGGAACTCTACATAAGTTGAACAAA
This portion of the Papaver somniferum cultivar HN1 chromosome 11, ASM357369v1, whole genome shotgun sequence genome encodes:
- the LOC113322343 gene encoding probable E3 ubiquitin-protein ligase LUL2 is translated as MGNSGSSGNNRRNRNHNHNQNHNHPIHAQNQHPQHPPPQHPQPEMTGNRYVFAAASPYPQQQQPYYHQYPGYYPTPPPTMPNPYHGPHMDPTQGNWVAGRYPCPPMPQNPTPYVEHQKAVTIRNDVNLKKETLRVEPDEENPGKFLIAFTFDATVAGSITVVFFAKEGLDCNLTPMREGLQPITMSFQQGLGQKFKQPPGTGIDFSVFEETELMKEGDMEVFPLAVKAEASPPEHNGLEGENPAPGAVTLQITQAVFEKEKGEYKVRVVKQILSVNGMRYELQEIYGIGNSVDNDLDGNDPGKECVICLSEPRDTTVLPCRHMCMCSGCAKVLRFQTNRCPICRQPVDRLLEIKVNNRTDE
- the LOC113320604 gene encoding F-box/kelch-repeat protein At3g23880-like, with product MFPSEIYLEILLRLPVKSTFVCKCVCKTWFCLISDPSFAKSHLNLTIQTNKPNLILKGYDWTRNRNHDVIYSISHNSLQSLLSRDEEFLEYAVDLDYPFKNVYDRVQFMGCCDGLVCLWFCLMVWDKSFLCLWNPATKEYKELPTSPEAMYANETDDFTMIGLGYDFKTEDYKLVAQYTSVVEVYSLRLNSWTSIENVPYGFLGVHLVGVLVNRDLHWLTNLDEERDYSGVIVCLDMGDQIFKEIQLPNNEPLVCNYMFMEVGVLEGCLSVVGNVHNVHSDVWVMQDYGVRESWTKRYTINHERIVSDYLQCLMWSFKSGELLFGTYTSSAGLVIYDPKDESAREPNMRGLTGSDKEGCYYESLVSLRSGTFVGGEEEGEEEEEEEEEEEEEEEEEEEEEEEEEEEEEEGRA